GTATTCCCAGTTTtggattttcaacatttttctggggggggggagAGTTAAGTACCCCTAGACCCTAATTAACAAGTAAATTTGATGTATTTCTGAGtttgttttaattaagttaaaaaaaaaaaaaaaaaattgtaaattaatgtttgttgtttttacaTAGTATTAgccttttcatattattaatattatacatattacaattttttttagaaatggaAGAAGCATTTCAATTGTTTGATAATAGAGGTGacaataaaatacacatatcaAATATAGGTAATGCTCTTCGTGCATTAGGTCAAAATCCTACAGAGTCAGATGTAAAGAAGTTTACACAACAGCATAAAACTGGTATgatttagaaaatgtatataataaatatcaatattatgctGATACCATtagttaagtaaatattaatattttcttttaagacGAACGCATTccatttgatgtattttttccCATTTATCAAGCTATATCTAAAAACCGTTCCTCAAATACAGCTGATGATTTTAATGAAGGTTTACGACATTTTGACAAAGATGGAAATGGATTTATATCATCTGCAGAATTACGCCACTTACTTACAACACTTGGTTAGTAAATAATTGATTGGCATTATTtgctttttattaataatctacTGTTTGTACTAATGTAGGAGAAAAACTTACTGATGAAGAAGTTGAACAGTTATTAACTGGACAAGAAGATTCTTTAGGAAACATAAACTACGAGGATTTTGTGCGTTCTGTAACATCAGGTTGAAtggttcaaacattttttagtatttatttttcttattattaaatttattgttgtacctaattatattatatattataagcacattttaaatacacttttgtattttgttataatcaTAAGAGAAAAACGGTAACtattttgtatatgtatattataacttaaaaaaataaattgatttaagatTATTGTTGATATCTTTTGGcctggaaaataataaaattggctGACCACaataaccatattttatataaatcaaaagttcattggtaacaatattattctattgcACACATAAGCGTGCGCAGGTCTTCTTGGCAGGGGAGGCAATACCTCAGCTAAGAAGGTCCAGACTACAAACACCTCTCCCGATTTTTCCCCAGCTTGATATGAGACAAcgataatttagataaatattcaCACAAAATTAAGTATATGGTTCTATTAAACCGTGATATTGTTCTATACGGTTAAGAGTTCGGTTAAACATAAAATGACCAAAAGAGTTTTCAATAAgtcctttttaataatatctttgacAATCAAGaacacatataaaaaattattaagaatgtataataaaaaaaatgttggcaagtgggtgtcgctcttctgtacagtaggttacaagtggatcactgtatcgGTTGTTGTTAAATTCGAATTtcaactaaataagaaaatcgctacatgagaaatcgagtgaatatccaatgttgtaaaaatatgaacttcaaacgctcataacaatttaatttgatttgtttgtagacattttgttttctttgaaaaaggtagaaaaacttatgaggaatcttgtattacattttcaaatcttagatttaaatagaaaattgtgactatagattttcaatatttttcatctgtctttaaaatattatattatgagccttctattaaatttcaagtGTTTTTCGTTtgtcgattttaatattattaaatatttaggtactattttcAAATAGCATACCAGTATaccattgacataatattattattattatttaaatatgtattataaaaaattggtaggtattaatgtataagaTCTTGGGGAAGCGAAAATTCTCGCAGCGGAGGCAGCTGCCTCCcctgtgcgcacgcttatgattGCACATTAGTCCCTAAATAAGAAAGACAATACATAATGTCTAACAACTGATC
This portion of the Acyrthosiphon pisum isolate AL4f chromosome A1, pea_aphid_22Mar2018_4r6ur, whole genome shotgun sequence genome encodes:
- the LOC100167571 gene encoding uncharacterized protein LOC100167571; the encoded protein is MSTMSKSITDSEDQLAEMEEAFQLFDNRGDNKIHISNIGNALRALGQNPTESDVKKFTQQHKTDERIPFDVFFPIYQAISKNRSSNTADDFNEGLRHFDKDGNGFISSAELRHLLTTLGEKLTDEEVEQLLTGQEDSLGNINYEDFVRSVTSG